Sequence from the Chrysemys picta bellii isolate R12L10 chromosome 23, ASM1138683v2, whole genome shotgun sequence genome:
tgagAGGTAGTGTCAGCTCAGAGGCCCTGGTACTGTATTGCCCTTGGGGGATTCCCGCTGGCCAGGCTCCCAAGAAGGCCCCTGCTCAAGTGCGCTCAGGTCAGAAccgaaggggagggggctggggactgGTCTGTGTCTGTGAAGGCTTCGCTTAGCAGTTCTGAGGTGCCCTTCAACCTTGAGGCCTCACGGCTCTGTGCCCCGTCCTCCAAGCGGGCTAGTTACCCGGCTGCTTGCTGGGACCTGACATCTGGCGTCCTCTGGCTTTTGGCAGGAGAGTGCAAACAGCTGGAGCCCTGTGAGAGGTGCATTGAAGGAGACGCTTCCCGGAACATCACCGGCTGCGTGTGGACGCGCTGCGGAGCCGCGGAGGAGCCAGGTACGCTCGGGGAGCCTCTCTAGTTCTCCTGCATTAACCCTTTGCAGCCTGGCCCCATGGGCCCTGCCCGCCAGGAGGTACCAAGCTGTATTCAAACATCACCACCATCAGCAGCGATCTTAAAACTGTATCCCAAGCCCTCCGTGTGGGGCGAATCAATGGCATGGTTCTCAGACCCTCCCTGGGCCCCGTGACCTGGGAAACGGCTGGAAACAGGCCCTTGGATTGTTCTGCTGGTGGCCTGGAAAGTAGCAGTGTCCTAAATGTTCGTGGGCCCTGTTCCTTTTGAGCTAGAGTCTACGCACCCCCAGCCGGGGTGTTTTCTGAGCCCTTGTGAAAACCCGTCTGTGAGCGTCACACTGGGCGCTTGGAAAGCCTGACCCGCTCTGCCCGGCTGTGGGCGCTTTTACACTTGTCAGGCCCCAGGCACGCTCTCCCAACACCAGCGTCCACGATGGGTCAGACGCTGCGCCCACCGCCATGGTTCCGCTGTCAATGGGTTCAGGACAGAGTTCCTGGCTGCCTTTCCCGGCGGGGGTCTGTCGGGGCTGGTTTGTCCCCAGGCTGGACAGGGCGTTGTGGTTGTATTGGGCTctgctaaccggggggggggggttaggttgagCTGCGCCCCTGGCTGCTTCCTCTCATGCTGGCAGGTCAGTGGGGAGTTTGTTGCCCTTTGGCAGCTGAATTCCAAGCTTTCTAAGTGACTCGGTGACGGAAGGTTTCTTCACTGCCCACCTAGTCGCGTCCTGCTTCCCTGTGGAGACTATCTCCGAGCAATGTCCCTGTCTCTGGATGCTGGTCTCGGTGAGGGATTCTGGGgacccccccatccacccacacCCCACCCTGGCTCAGCTCTCTAGCGGAGGTGACCACCCCGGTGTAGGCAGAGTTCTCCTCCTTGCGGGATAGACAGAGGGCATGGAGGGGCCCTGGCTGGTTCTATGAGCTGAGGCCTGGTTTCCCTGACTGCTAGTCTGGCCGTCTCTTCCCATGCAGTGCCCTGCTCGAAAGCTAAACTGAGatcaggctagggtgaccagatgtccccattttatagggacagtcctgatttttgggtctttttcttatataggctcctattaccccccccccacacacacacacaccccgtcctgatttttcacacttgctgtctggtcatcctaggtcAGGCCCAGCAGCCAACTGCGAAAACCTCTGTGGTACAGTGAGGAGCCCGCCCAGAGGGAGTTGCTAAACGCAGTGGAGAGGCAACAGCTGGCCTGCTGTGCTCTGATTAAGATGGGGGACAAGTGTCttagtgggggcccctccccattcacatctctcacacacacaaaattacccAGCATCCCACACACATTACACCTGCCAAAAATCCCATTCTCCTCCCACCCTGTCCTGCGCCATCGCCTCCCACGGCTCCGTGAATCACGCTCCCTGGTACCGAGTGCCACCCGCCTCCAGCTGCTTCTGCCGGCGGGTGCAGcctgctccccccgctcccccacctTAAAGGCCTCTGGCTTTAGGCTTCACACCTCCAGCCCCACCACCGGCCGACAGCAGCACCGCCACCTGGTGGccagtgcagggctggcaggttGCTAGCTCAGTCAGCCGTGGCTGGcggtgcttaatttgtaaagACAGAAGTGCCGGGGTTCAAGCAGTAACGCTGGCATCCTCTGCACAGCATGGCCTTGCATGCCACCGACAGACGAGATgctggggcagagccctgccaaCCCCAGGCACAAATTAAGCTCTGGTGGCCGGGCAGCCCAGGTCCCCCAATGAGCAAAGAACAAACTCCGCTCCCTGCTTTGTTGTCTACCCCATCCCACCCGACGCACACCGTGGCCAGCAGAGTCACTTTCCGCTCCGGCTGTCCCATTGCTCTGACTGGGGCACCGAGGGGATCAGGCCCAGCTGGGCAAGGGGAGGTGGATTGTCCCTTTCAGAGCCGAGCGAGGAAAAGTGACAGACCGGTGACTGCGTGAGGGTCTTTCTCACACGTCCGTGTAATTCATTTTCTCGCTTCTGTCCCGCTACACAGTGTGGCGTGAGCTCTCTAAGCTGGAGGCTTTGCAAAGTCCCTGCTCTGTGACCCATGGAAGGCACTAGGTctttgctggggaggggggagaactgTCTTTCACATCTCACCCTGGTGCTTTAAAGCCCAAGGCCCAGCCAGCCCTGAACAGAACAGCACCCGGCATCTTTGTTTTCTGGGTGGGTGTTGAGTTTCCGAGTCCTGTTGCtttgggaggggctctggctgcttctGCTGCTACCTTCAATAACAACTGATGtcatcggggtggggggggagaagcagagataATGGAATTGAAAATCCTCCACTTCCCAAAGGGTGGGGCAGAGAACAGAGACAGAAGAGCATGTGGCAAGAGTAAGCCGACCCCACTGGCCCAAGCACATGGACCTGTAGAAAACCCAATAGCTTAATAATACCTGCCACCTTGTTTAAACTCTTTTGGGAAGGCCTGGCTTGTTCAGTGACTTTAACTAGAGTAACCCGAGTCCATCTATTTGGAGATCACGTCACCTGCTGgtaacatgcagccacctctggggtgagatGCATCCGATTCTGCTCTGCTTGCAATTCAGCCATGACCTCTTGCTCCAGAAGTGGCATCCGAATGGCTTGTCTGCGTGGCCGACATGCCGGTAGGCTGCCTCTCACTCTCCAGGAATGGGTTTCTGATGCGCCGCGCTTTCTGATAGCCTGTTTGTCCAGCTATCCTCATCCAGCCGCCATGTGCCGGGGTGGGCTCCTGCCAGGTTACTGGGGTCTGCAGTGAAGCTATGTAAGcgtccaaaggggatggagctaaTGCAATTGAGCTGAAACAAGGGTTGTGATTTGAGTTCCAATCGATCTCAAATAGGCTGGAATTTGTGGTTAGGTGTTTAATGCTTGAGAGAGCCACTTACAGGGACAAAACAAAGGGAGATGTGATCCCCTTGCTGTTCCTCCACCCTCCGGGAACTGAAATATCCCCAAGGGTGAGAGCCAGTCTCTGTCTCAGCCCACGATGGGGCTCTCCGGACTTACAGCTCCTGGGGGAATTGGCAGTACAAACCGTGAACCCTAGTGGAAGCTGCATGGATCCGATGGGGGGGAGAGGTTTGTCGGTCGTCCAAGCAACGCTGCCCAGGAAGGCGTCCCAGCAGGAGATCGTGTTCCAAGCGCGACGCCGTCCGCACAAGCTCTGAGCGTgatgctgggcagggcagggccctgggggagcAGAAGCTACAAAGCTGATGCCAAGTTGGAACGTGCCAGACTCAAAGCCCGGATGCTCATTTGGGCAGGTGCGGACTGAGTCCTTGGGCGCTGCTTCCCCAGCTCTCGTGTGCGGCTTACCAGGCTGACCATGTGGTCTCGCTCACTGTCTCCCCACGCCAGCCAGGAGTCACCCACTCAGAGCCCCCTTCGTGGGGGGAATGGCAGGGTTTTCTAGGGGGCAGGTTTGCTCAGGGGAGTTTTGTGAAAGGTTTTTCCGGCTGGTTTTTCCTGTTTCCTTCAGGGCCCGGGGGCTGCATTGGGAAGGGAGAAGCCACCAAGGAGACGTGCTCCATCTACAATGTCACTGCTACATGCCCAGGTAACTTCCCGGGGTGAAGGCAGCAGCATGAGCTATGGGTGGAGCACAGCACTGGGCCTCGGGAGACCTGCATTCTACCCCTGACTCGGATGCTGAtttattttcccatctgtaaaatggggataatattcccCCTTCTTTGCAAGGCGCTGTGCGAGCCAATGGTCTCAATGTAAGCGCTaggtgatatttatttatttatttatctgctTTTGGGTAAGAGAATCCACACTCCATTGCAGGAGCAACAGCTGTGaacccagtcccagcctctcccagcagggggcgctgtggggaatGGGATAGGAGCagtggctgtgggggagctcaCACCtattccagtcccagcctctcccagcagggggcgctgtggggaatggggcaggagcagtggctgtgggggagctcaCACCtattccagtcccagcctctcccagcagggggcgctgtggggaatggggcaggagcagtggctgtgggggagctcaCAGCtattccagtcccagcctctcccagtaGGGGGCGTTgtagggaatggggcaggagcagtggttGTGGGGGAGCTCACAGCTATTCCAGTCCCCGACTCtcccagtagggggcgctgtagggaatggggcaggaaCACTGGCTGAAGGGGGAGCTCCAGTCCCAGCCATGGTGAGAGCCAGCGAGGAACTCTGGCCTCTAAGCGCCTAGTCTTGTTCTTCCACCCTCAGCGCGGAGATCGCCTACCAAGGAGCCTCCGCGCGCATCCACCAAGGAGACTCAGCACGTATCCACCAAGGAGCCTGAGATCCTCACCCCAGGCAAGTGGCACCcattgggctggggagggagtggCCGACCGTGGCTGGCTGGAGAAGAGGCAAGTTCTAATGTGTGGTTCTTGCACCAGGCTCAGGTCAGCAGGGAGGGGTCTGGCGGGTTTGTTGTGCTGAGAACACGTGCCCTTCCCTCCCGCGTCAgacaggagccggggggggccggGCAGTCGAATGTCTCTTCGTTCCAGAATTTCTTCTGCAGAAAGAGGGGAGGGAAGCGTGTGCCGTAATTCAAGCACAGGCCTGgtcctcaggactcctgggttctactgaCAGCGCTGGCTGTGTGACTTCTAGAAa
This genomic interval carries:
- the CD164L2 gene encoding CD164 sialomucin-like 2 protein isoform X2, encoding MDTMCRSAFHLLQEGECKQLEPCERCIEGDASRNITGCVWTRCGAAEEPGPGGCIGKGEATKETCSIYNVTATCPARRSPTKEPPRASTKETQHVSTKEPEILTPGTTAGPPRTATPEFRPPGFDSASFVGGIVLVLSVQAVFYFIVKFLKSKDSTYQTLI